From Apium graveolens cultivar Ventura chromosome 9, ASM990537v1, whole genome shotgun sequence, the proteins below share one genomic window:
- the LOC141683977 gene encoding acidic endochitinase-like has protein sequence MGSKSYCLLILLFAAMTSSSYSGSIAIYWGQNVEEGSLADTCSTGKFAYVNIAFLAVFGNNQVPGLDLEKHCDPLSKGGCTSLANDIKSCQRQGVKVMLSIGGADGSYFLSSTQDAKNVAQYLWDNFLGGSSKTRPFGDAVLDGIDFDIEGGTLDHWDELARFLKGFKSNKKVYLTAAPQCPYPDAYMGKALSTGLFDDIWIQFYNNYCQYNGDASAVKDTWDQWTSNIPATNFFLGLPAAPSAASSGFVPADVLISKILKLIKSTKNYGGVMLWSKYYDDLTGYSSAIKSHV, from the exons ATGGGCAGTAAATCTTATTGTCTCTTGATCTTACTCTTTGCTGCAATGACTAGCAGCTCTTACAGTGGCAGCATTGCAATCTACTGGGGACAAAATGTCGAGGAGGGATCTTTAGCTGATACGTGTTCCACTGGAAAATTTGCTTATGTCAACATAGCATTTTTAGCTGTTTTTGGGAATAACCAGGTTCCAGGCTTGGACTTGGAAAAACACTGTGATCCTTTGAGCAAGGGAGGATGCACTAGCTTAGCAAACGACATTAAGTCGTGCCAAAGACAAGGTGTTAAGGTCATGCTCTCTATTGGAGGTGCTGATGGCTCCTATTTCCTATCTTCTACACAGGACGCGAAGAATGTGGCTCAGTACTTGTGGGACAACTTCTTGGGAGGCTCCTCAAAAACTAGGCCATTTGGTGATGCTGTGTTGGATGGTATCGACTTTGATATCGAAGGGGGTACATTAGACCATTGGGATGAACTTGCAAG ATTCCTGAAAGGATTTAAATCGAATAAGAAGGTTTACTTGACAGCAGCACCACAGTGTCCCTATCCTGACGCGTACATGGGGAAAGCTCTGTCAACTGGACTTTTCGATGACATATGGATTCAGTTTTACAACAATTACTGCCAGTACAACGGCGATGCATCTGCAGTAAAAGATACCTGGGATCAATGGACAAGTAATATTCCTGCTACAAATTTCTTTCTTGGCCTCCCAGCTGCACCTTCCGCTGCGTCAAGTGGATTTGTTCCTGCAGATGTTCTGATATCAAAGATCCTGAAATTGATCAAGAGCACCAAGAATTATGGAGGAGTAATGCTTTGGTCTAAATACTATGATGATCTAACCGGTTACAGTTCTGCCATTAAGTCTCATGTTTGA
- the LOC141683975 gene encoding pescadillo homolog, translated as MPKHYRPAGKKKEGNAAKYMTRSQAIKYLQVSLSLFRKLCILKGVFPRDPKKKVKGNHHTYYHMKDIAFLKHEPLVEKFRDMRTYDRKVKKAEAKKNKDLAERLMTRKPTYTLDRLILERYPKFVDALRDLDDCLSMVHLFAALPAIEREKIEVKRVHNCRRLSHEWQAYISRCHKLRKVFISVKGIYYQAEVEGQKVTWLTPHALQQVLPDDVDYKVMLTFLEFYETLLAFVNFKIYNSINVKYPPILDPRLEALAADLYALSRYFDANSNASIASSQTVAVSEADKVKDKKDVADLDESELRLAQLQHQLPSNEPGALMRLVKDAAGEDEDDEETKECKTLFKDMKFFLSREVPRESLLFVIPAFGGVVSWEGEGAPFKETDQGVTYQIVDRPTQGHKFFSREYVQPQWVFDCINARIILPTEEYMVGRIPPPHLSPFVVYGPDEHVPDYAETIKRLQAAARKEILPLPGLVGVEDLENPQNLLDEGIIDRSEAIEVAKRKRKLSILQKQHLDELNKEVKGEKVSFESNVSDKKSETETGDVKVDHLQEERDEESILKSSMSRKQRGLYEAMQIGRERKKAKTNLIKERKRLLDEAKKSST; from the exons ATGCCGAAGCATTACAGACCTGCG GGCAAAAAGAAGGAAGGTAATGCCGCTAAATACATGACCAGGTCTCAAGCTATCAAGTATCTTCAAGTCAGCTTATCTCTCTTCAG GAAATTATGTATTCTGAAAGGAGTGTTTCCTCGGGACCCGAAGAAGAAGGTGAAGGGGAATCATCATACTTATTATCACATGAAGGATATCGCGTTCCTTAAACACGAGCCGTTGGTTGAGAAGTTTAGGGATATGCGTACTTATGATAGGAAGGTAAAGAAGGCTGAGGCGAAAAAAAACAAGGATCTTGCTGAGAGGTTGATGACTCGCAAGCCTACTTATACTCTGGATAGGCTTATTCTTGAGAG GTATCCGAAGTTCGTCGATGCACTTAGAGATCTGGATGACTGTCTTAGTATGGTTCATCTTTTTGCTGCATTACCTGCTATAGAGAGAGAAAAGATCGAAGTAAAACGCGTTCATAACTGCCGAAG GCTGAGCCATGAATGGCAGGCATACATATCACGTTGTCATAAATTGCGGAAAGTATTCATCTCCGTGAAAGGCATATATTACCAG GCCGAAGTTGAAGGGCAGAAGGTGACCTGGTTAACTCCTCATGCATTGCAGCAAGTATTACCTGATGATGTTGACTATAAAGTCATGCTAACTTTTTTGGAATTTTACGAG ACCCTACTGGCATTtgtaaatttcaaaatttacaaCTCAATCAATGTAAAGTATCCGCCCATCCTTGATCCACGGTTGGAAGCTTTAGCAGCAG ATCTTTATGCATTATCTAGGTATTTTGATGCTAATTCAAATGCCTCCATTGCGAGTTCCCAAACTGTTGCCGTATCTGAAGCCGACAAAGTTAAGGACAAAAAGGATGTCGCGGACCTTGATGAGTCTGAACTTAGGTTAGCTCAACTTCAACACCAACTTCCTTCTAATGAACCTGGTGCATTAATGCGCCTTGTTAAAGATGCTGCTGGCGAggatgaagatgatgaagaaACAAAGGAGTGTAAAACCCTTTTCAAAGATATGAAGTTCTTCTTGAGTCGTGAG GTTCCGAGAGAGTCCTTGCTTTTTGTGATTCCTGCATTTGGGGGCGTTGTTTCTTGGGAAGGAGAAGGAGCTCCATTTAAGGAAACGGATCAGGGCGTCACTTACCAG ATTGTTGACAGACCTACACAGGGACACAAATTCTTTTCCAGAGAATATGTTCAACCACAATGGGTTTTTGATTGCATAAATGCAAGGATCATATTACCTACTGAGGAATATATGGTGGGAAG GATTCCTCCACCACATTTATCACCATTTGTGGTTTACGGGCCGGACGAGCATGTTCCGGATTATGCAGAAACCATTAAGAGGCTTCAGGCTGCTGCAAGGAAAGAGATATTGCCGTTGCCTGGACTGGTGGGAGTGGAAGATTTGGAAAATCCTCAAAATTTACTGGATGAAGGCATTATTGACCGATCAGAAGCTATTGAAGTAGCCAAGAGAAAACGGAAG TTGTCAATTCTTCAGAAGCAGCATCTTGATGAACTAAATAAAGAAGTTAAAGGAGAGAAGGTATCTTTTGAGTCAAATGTAAGTGACAAGAAATCTGAGACTGAAACAGGAGATGTTAAAGTTGATCATCTACAAGAAGAAAGGGATGAAGAATCTATACTGAAGTCTTCTATGTCACGCAAGCAGAGGGGACTTTATGAGGCCATGCAG ATCGGCCGAGAACGGAAAAAAGCCAAGACTAACCTAATCAAGGAAAGAAAGAGATTGTTGGATGAAGCCAAGAAGTCTAGTACATGA
- the LOC141684685 gene encoding cyclin-dependent protein kinase inhibitor SMR6, whose amino-acid sequence MGLSKKHQTDEGVDSKKWVIAGIAIRAPLRCISTKPREGYVEEDEEKQQHITTPTAKEARIPKKLKCPPAPRKQPQTSSCQFTGVREFFTPPDLESVFIRRVERAN is encoded by the coding sequence ATGGGCTTGTCCAAGAAACACCAAACAGATGAAGGAGTAGATTCTAAGAAATGGGTAATTGCTGGAATTGCCATTAGAGCTCCATTGAGATGCATTTCTACAAAACCAAGAGAAGGGTATGTTGAAGAAGATGAAGAGAAGCAGCAACATATAACAACTCCTACTGCAAAAGAAGCAAGAATTCCAAAGAAATTGAAGTGCCCACCTGCACCAAGAAAGCAACCACAGACATCTTCATGTCAGTTTACTGGAGTAAGGGAGTTCTTCACTCCTCCAGACCTGGAATCTGTATTTATTCGTCGCGTCGAAAGAGCTAATTGA